One part of the Lapillicoccus jejuensis genome encodes these proteins:
- a CDS encoding MFS transporter translates to MVGRRNEPLTRDQRSAFLAAYLGWAMDAFDYFLVVLVYTQIAKDFGKSLSEMAFITTMTLVMRPVGAFLFGLWADRRGRRVPLLACVSFYSVVGFLCAFAPSFGVLIALRMLYGIGMGGEWGLGAALAMEKIPAHRRGFFSGILQGGYSMGYLLASLAFLVLQSWLGLSWRWMFALSIVPALITLLIRTRVEESQVWEAAQERVRQTRTSVRELLARPPVWRRFLFLVLLMTVFNWASHGTQDVYPTFLKAHEDQGAGLAASTATWIAVVYNVGAIIGGAVAGTLSERYGRKAVIVTCAVLGLPVVPLFAYSTSVGMLVLGSFLMQVMVQGAWGVIPAHLTELSPDEIRGFYPGVTYQLGNLLAAFNLAIQESLAGAHGYPFALAATIVPVFVLMVVLTLLGRERRGIAFGSKDSSLVGAATPT, encoded by the coding sequence ATGGTTGGCCGACGCAACGAGCCGCTCACCCGGGACCAGCGCAGCGCGTTCCTCGCCGCGTACCTCGGCTGGGCGATGGACGCCTTCGACTACTTCCTCGTGGTCCTCGTCTACACCCAGATCGCCAAGGACTTCGGCAAGAGCCTCAGCGAGATGGCCTTCATCACGACGATGACCCTCGTCATGCGGCCGGTGGGGGCGTTCCTCTTCGGGCTGTGGGCCGACCGCAGGGGCCGGCGGGTGCCGCTGCTCGCCTGCGTGTCGTTCTACAGCGTCGTCGGTTTCCTCTGCGCGTTCGCCCCGAGCTTCGGGGTGCTCATCGCGCTGCGGATGCTCTACGGCATCGGGATGGGCGGCGAGTGGGGTCTGGGCGCCGCGCTGGCCATGGAGAAGATCCCGGCCCACCGGCGCGGGTTCTTCTCGGGGATCCTCCAGGGCGGCTACTCGATGGGCTACCTGCTGGCCTCGCTCGCCTTCCTCGTCCTGCAGTCGTGGCTCGGCCTGTCCTGGCGGTGGATGTTCGCCCTGTCCATCGTGCCCGCGCTCATCACCCTGCTCATCCGGACCCGGGTCGAGGAGTCGCAGGTCTGGGAGGCCGCGCAGGAGCGGGTGCGCCAGACCCGGACCAGCGTCCGCGAGCTCCTCGCGCGCCCGCCGGTGTGGCGCCGGTTCCTCTTCCTCGTCCTGCTCATGACGGTGTTCAACTGGGCCAGCCACGGGACTCAGGACGTCTACCCCACGTTCCTCAAGGCCCACGAGGACCAGGGCGCCGGGCTCGCCGCGAGCACGGCGACGTGGATCGCGGTGGTCTACAACGTCGGCGCCATCATCGGCGGCGCGGTCGCCGGCACGCTGTCGGAGCGCTACGGCCGCAAGGCGGTCATCGTCACCTGCGCGGTCCTCGGCCTGCCGGTCGTGCCGCTCTTCGCCTACTCGACGTCGGTGGGGATGCTCGTCCTCGGCTCGTTCCTCATGCAGGTCATGGTCCAGGGCGCCTGGGGCGTCATCCCGGCCCACCTCACCGAGCTGTCCCCCGACGAGATCCGCGGCTTCTACCCGGGCGTCACCTACCAGCTGGGCAACCTGCTGGCGGCGTTCAACCTGGCCATCCAGGAGTCGCTCGCCGGGGCGCACGGCTACCCGTTCGCACTCGCCGCGACGATCGTGCCCGTCTTCGTCCTCATGGTCGTGCTGACCCTGCTGGGTCGCGAGCGCCGCGGGATCGCGTTCGGCAGCAAGGACTCGAGCCTCGTCGGCGCCGCGACGCCCACCTGA
- a CDS encoding DUF1304 domain-containing protein — MQTVALAAATLAGLLHVVIFLLESLLWRRPATWRRFAVADQATADTLAPMAYNQGFYNLFLALGALAGVVGVATGHRRAGWALLFFCCGAMLVAALVLVTSGRRYRRAATTQGLLPLVAVLAAAVTVTTT; from the coding sequence GTGCAGACCGTCGCCCTCGCGGCCGCCACCCTCGCGGGGTTGCTGCACGTCGTCATCTTCCTGCTCGAGTCGCTCCTGTGGCGCCGGCCCGCGACGTGGCGCCGGTTCGCCGTCGCGGACCAGGCAACGGCCGACACCCTCGCGCCGATGGCCTACAACCAGGGCTTCTACAACCTCTTCCTCGCCCTCGGCGCGCTCGCCGGCGTCGTCGGCGTCGCGACCGGTCACCGTCGCGCGGGGTGGGCCCTGCTGTTCTTCTGCTGCGGCGCGATGCTGGTCGCCGCGCTCGTGCTGGTGACCTCGGGCCGGCGCTACCGGCGCGCCGCCACGACCCAGGGCCTGCTCCCGCTGGTCGCCGTGCTCGCCGCCGCGGTCACCGTCACGACGACCTGA
- the era gene encoding GTPase Era, producing MSTEDGAPYRAGFAALVGRPNAGKSTLTNALVGDKVAITSSKPQTTRHVIRGIATSDAAQLVLVDTPGLHRPRTLLGERLNDLVRETLLDVDVVGFCLPADQRIGPGDTFIARELAELQQAKRTPVVAVVTKSDRVDRRRLAEHLMAVDQLGSWAEIVPCSATRGDQVDVVLQVLMRHLPLSPQLYPDGVLTDEPQLVMVAELVREAALEGVRDELPHSLAVVVEEMVPREDRPEGDPMLDVRVNVFVERDSQKAIIIGRGGSRLKEVGSTARAGIEKLLGQKVYLDLHVKVAKDWQRDPKQLQRLGF from the coding sequence GTGAGCACTGAGGACGGGGCGCCGTACCGGGCCGGGTTCGCCGCCCTCGTCGGGCGGCCGAACGCCGGCAAGTCGACGCTGACCAACGCGCTCGTCGGCGACAAGGTCGCCATCACCTCGAGCAAGCCGCAGACCACCCGGCACGTCATCCGCGGCATCGCGACGAGCGACGCCGCGCAGCTCGTGCTCGTCGACACCCCCGGGCTGCACCGGCCGCGGACCCTGCTGGGGGAGCGGCTCAACGACCTCGTGCGCGAGACCCTGCTCGACGTCGACGTCGTCGGTTTCTGCCTGCCCGCCGACCAGAGGATCGGTCCCGGCGACACCTTCATCGCGCGCGAGCTCGCCGAGCTCCAGCAGGCCAAGCGGACCCCCGTCGTCGCCGTCGTGACCAAGTCCGACCGGGTCGACCGGCGCCGGCTCGCCGAGCACCTCATGGCCGTCGACCAGCTCGGCTCGTGGGCCGAGATCGTGCCCTGCTCGGCCACCCGGGGCGACCAGGTCGACGTCGTGCTCCAGGTCCTCATGCGCCACCTGCCGCTCTCGCCGCAGCTCTACCCCGACGGGGTCCTCACCGACGAGCCGCAGCTCGTCATGGTCGCCGAGCTGGTGCGCGAGGCCGCGCTCGAGGGCGTGCGCGACGAGCTGCCCCACTCGCTGGCCGTCGTCGTCGAGGAGATGGTCCCGCGCGAGGACCGCCCGGAGGGCGACCCGATGCTCGACGTGCGGGTCAACGTCTTCGTCGAGCGCGACAGCCAGAAGGCGATCATCATCGGCCGCGGCGGGTCGCGGCTGAAGGAGGTCGGCTCGACCGCCCGCGCCGGCATCGAGAAGCTGCTCGGGCAGAAGGTCTACCTCGACCTGCACGTCAAGGTGGCCAAGGACTGGCAGCGCGACCCCAAGCAGCTGCAGCGGCTGGGGTTCTGA
- a CDS encoding hemolysin family protein yields the protein MLPQLVGFALLAVVVAFCLSACEAALFRMSRVRAEELLDEGRAGSASLMRVIDDSPAYLAVLAFLRVVAEAASAVLITVAVLQTTDSTTVGLLVSIAVMAVVSFVITGVSPRTLGRQHFDSVALWAAPFAVGLRRVLGPVARVLVALGNAVTPGEGYREGPFQTEAELRDLLDQASDSSVIEADERAMIHSVFELGDTMAREVMVPRTDMVTIAHDKTLRQAMSLFLRSGFSRIPVVGEDSDDVLGLLYFKDVARRTTADAETGHLPVEREMRPLHFVPESKPVDDLLREMQRDQTHFSVVVDEYGGTAGIVTIEDILEEIVGEIADEYDREAPGVEVLPDGWTRVPATMAIDDLAELFDVEIEEDEVDTVGGLLSKAVGRVPIVGTRGEVAGLELVGEKMAGRRHRLASVVVRRLVAADGSDPRARDGESHHTEEALREH from the coding sequence GTGCTCCCGCAGCTCGTGGGGTTCGCGCTCCTCGCCGTCGTCGTCGCCTTCTGCCTGTCGGCCTGCGAGGCGGCGCTCTTCCGGATGTCGCGGGTGCGGGCAGAGGAGCTGCTCGACGAGGGCCGGGCCGGGTCGGCCTCGCTCATGCGGGTGATCGACGACTCGCCCGCGTACCTCGCCGTCCTCGCCTTCCTGCGCGTCGTCGCGGAGGCGGCCAGCGCCGTCCTCATCACCGTGGCCGTCCTGCAGACGACCGACTCGACGACGGTCGGCCTGCTCGTCTCCATCGCCGTCATGGCCGTCGTGTCCTTCGTCATCACCGGGGTCTCGCCGCGCACCCTCGGTCGGCAGCACTTCGACTCGGTCGCGCTGTGGGCGGCGCCGTTCGCCGTCGGGCTGCGGCGCGTCCTCGGGCCCGTGGCGCGGGTGCTCGTCGCCCTGGGCAACGCGGTGACGCCGGGCGAGGGCTACCGCGAAGGGCCGTTCCAGACCGAGGCGGAGCTGCGCGACCTGCTCGACCAGGCCAGCGACTCCTCGGTCATCGAGGCCGACGAGCGGGCAATGATCCACTCCGTCTTCGAGCTCGGTGACACGATGGCGCGCGAGGTCATGGTGCCGCGCACCGACATGGTGACCATCGCCCACGACAAGACGCTGCGGCAGGCCATGTCGCTCTTCCTGCGCTCCGGCTTCTCGCGGATCCCCGTCGTCGGCGAGGACAGCGACGACGTCCTCGGACTGCTCTACTTCAAGGACGTCGCCCGGCGCACGACCGCCGACGCCGAGACCGGGCACCTGCCGGTCGAGCGCGAGATGCGTCCGCTGCACTTCGTCCCCGAGAGCAAGCCGGTCGACGACCTGCTGCGCGAGATGCAGCGCGACCAGACCCACTTCTCCGTCGTCGTCGACGAGTACGGCGGCACGGCCGGCATCGTCACCATCGAGGACATCCTCGAGGAGATCGTCGGGGAGATCGCCGACGAGTACGACCGTGAGGCGCCGGGCGTCGAGGTGCTCCCCGACGGCTGGACCCGGGTGCCCGCGACGATGGCCATCGACGACCTCGCCGAGCTCTTCGACGTCGAGATCGAGGAGGACGAGGTCGACACCGTCGGCGGGCTGCTGTCCAAGGCGGTCGGGCGCGTCCCCATCGTCGGGACCCGCGGCGAGGTGGCCGGGCTGGAGCTCGTGGGTGAGAAGATGGCGGGCCGCCGGCACCGGCTGGCGTCGGTCGTCGTACGGCGGCTCGTGGCCGCCGACGGGAGCGACCCACGCGCCCGGGACGGCGAGTCCCACCACACCGAGGAGGCACTGCGTGAGCACTGA
- the ybeY gene encoding rRNA maturation RNase YbeY, which yields MSIEVLNETDQPVQDGLEVELVDLARYVLREMRVHPQAELAITLVDEPAMETLHVQWMDLPGPTDVMSFPMDELRPGNDDEDPEEGVLGDVVLCPSVAAAQAREAGHTTEEELLLLTTHGILHLLGYDHAEPEEEKEMFELQRQLLLTFLAGRGRPTS from the coding sequence ATGAGCATCGAGGTCCTCAACGAGACCGACCAGCCGGTCCAGGACGGGCTCGAGGTCGAGCTGGTCGACCTGGCCCGCTACGTGCTGCGCGAGATGCGGGTGCACCCGCAGGCCGAGCTGGCCATCACCCTCGTCGACGAGCCGGCCATGGAGACCCTGCACGTGCAGTGGATGGACCTGCCGGGCCCGACCGACGTCATGTCCTTCCCGATGGACGAGCTGCGCCCCGGCAACGACGACGAGGACCCCGAGGAGGGTGTCCTCGGCGACGTCGTCCTGTGCCCGTCGGTCGCCGCCGCCCAGGCGCGCGAGGCCGGCCACACCACCGAGGAGGAGCTCCTCCTGCTGACGACGCACGGGATCCTGCACCTGCTCGGCTACGACCACGCCGAGCCGGAGGAGGAGAAGGAGATGTTCGAGCTCCAGCGCCAGCTGCTGCTCACCTTCCTCGCCGGCCGCGGCCGGCCCACCTCCTGA
- a CDS encoding PhoH family protein: MTDASDQPVPPATTPAPATTPTRTPTHTPTHTVTIPPSVAMVTLLGPRDELLRTMERAFPRVDVHVRGNELHLTGDRGEVALVERLLDELLVIIDAGQPLNRDAVERSIAMLRDQERERPADVLTMNIVSSRGRTIRPKTLNQKRYVDAIDAHTIVFGIGPAGTGKTYLAMAKAVAALQAKQVNRIILTRPAVEAGERLGFLPGTLNDKIDPYLRPLYDALHDMVDPESIPRLMAAGTIEVAPLAYMRGRSLNDAFIILDEAQNTSPEQMKMFLTRLGFGSKMVVTGDISQVDLPSGTTSGLRQVRDVLDGVDDIHFSELTSVDVVRHRLVSAIVDAYDAREAAAGNREQRRAAARAAERR, from the coding sequence ATGACTGACGCCTCCGACCAGCCGGTCCCACCCGCGACCACACCCGCCCCGGCCACGACGCCGACCCGCACGCCGACCCACACGCCGACCCACACGGTGACCATCCCGCCCTCGGTGGCGATGGTCACGCTGCTCGGCCCCCGCGACGAGCTGCTGCGCACGATGGAGCGGGCCTTCCCGCGCGTCGACGTGCACGTGCGCGGCAACGAGCTGCACCTCACCGGCGACCGCGGCGAGGTGGCGCTGGTGGAGCGGCTGCTCGACGAGCTGCTCGTCATCATCGACGCCGGTCAGCCGCTCAACCGGGACGCCGTCGAGCGCTCGATCGCCATGCTGCGCGACCAGGAGCGCGAGCGCCCCGCCGACGTGCTGACGATGAACATCGTCTCCAGCCGCGGGCGCACGATCCGCCCGAAGACGCTCAACCAGAAGCGGTACGTCGACGCGATCGACGCGCACACGATCGTCTTCGGGATCGGCCCGGCCGGCACCGGCAAGACCTACCTGGCCATGGCCAAGGCGGTCGCCGCGCTGCAGGCCAAGCAGGTCAACCGGATCATTCTCACCCGCCCGGCGGTCGAGGCGGGGGAGCGGCTCGGCTTCCTGCCCGGCACGCTCAACGACAAGATCGACCCCTACCTGCGCCCGCTGTACGACGCCCTGCACGACATGGTCGACCCGGAGTCGATCCCGCGGCTGATGGCGGCCGGCACGATCGAGGTCGCCCCGCTGGCCTACATGCGCGGTCGCAGCCTCAACGACGCGTTCATCATCCTCGACGAGGCGCAGAACACCTCGCCCGAGCAGATGAAGATGTTCCTCACCCGCCTCGGGTTCGGCTCGAAGATGGTCGTCACCGGCGACATCAGCCAGGTCGACCTGCCGAGCGGCACGACATCGGGCCTGCGCCAGGTCCGCGACGTCCTCGACGGGGTCGACGACATCCACTTCTCCGAGCTGACCTCGGTCGACGTCGTCCGGCACCGGCTGGTCAGCGCGATCGTCGACGCGTACGACGCCCGCGAGGCGGCCGCCGGCAACCGCGAGCAGCGCCGGGCCGCCGCCCGCGCCGCCGAGCGACGCTGA
- a CDS encoding histidine triad nucleotide-binding protein — protein MADDDCLFCRILAGEVPADVVRETGLSLAFRDITPQAPTHVLVIPRRHVANLAELAEYPGELADAVSLARSVAEEERHDGTAVADEGYRLVANTGSRAHQTVFHAHLHLLGGRDLGWPPG, from the coding sequence ATGGCCGACGACGACTGCCTGTTCTGCCGGATCCTCGCCGGCGAGGTTCCCGCCGACGTCGTGCGGGAGACGGGGCTGTCCCTCGCCTTCCGCGACATCACCCCGCAGGCGCCGACGCACGTGCTCGTCATCCCGCGCCGGCACGTGGCGAACCTCGCCGAGCTGGCCGAGTACCCCGGGGAGCTCGCCGACGCCGTCTCGCTCGCGCGGTCCGTGGCCGAGGAGGAGCGGCACGACGGCACGGCCGTCGCCGACGAGGGGTACCGGCTGGTCGCCAACACCGGGTCCCGGGCCCACCAGACCGTCTTCCACGCCCACCTGCACCTGCTGGGCGGCCGCGACCTCGGGTGGCCGCCCGGGTGA
- a CDS encoding oxidoreductase, protein MTDPHTTYRLADDLHLTRIGYGAMQLAGPGVLGPPRDRDEAVRVLRRAVELGITHLDTAAFYGPDVANELIREALAPYPDGVHVVTKVGAVRDADGGWPTALRPEQLREQVHRNLDTLGLDVLDVVNLRLRGQGDHGSDPAGGSLAEPFGALAELQREGLVRHLGLSAATAEQLAEAQQIAPVVCVQNLYNLARREDDALVDLTARQGIAFVPFFPLGGFSPVQTDALDAVAARLGRSPLGVALAWLLQRSPNVLLIPGTSSVAHLEANVAAALEPLPADEVAELDALGG, encoded by the coding sequence ATGACCGATCCGCACACCACCTACCGCCTCGCCGACGACCTGCACCTCACCCGCATCGGGTACGGCGCCATGCAGCTCGCCGGGCCGGGTGTCCTCGGCCCGCCGCGGGACCGCGACGAGGCCGTCCGCGTCCTGCGCCGCGCCGTCGAGCTCGGCATCACCCACCTCGACACGGCCGCGTTCTACGGGCCCGACGTGGCCAACGAGCTGATCCGGGAGGCCCTGGCGCCGTACCCCGACGGGGTGCACGTCGTCACCAAGGTGGGGGCGGTGCGCGACGCCGACGGCGGCTGGCCCACCGCGCTGCGCCCCGAGCAGCTGCGCGAGCAGGTGCACCGCAACCTCGACACGCTCGGGCTGGACGTGCTCGACGTCGTCAACCTGCGCCTGCGCGGGCAGGGGGACCACGGCAGCGACCCGGCCGGGGGCTCGCTCGCGGAGCCGTTCGGTGCGCTCGCGGAGCTGCAGCGCGAGGGCCTCGTGCGCCACCTCGGGCTCAGCGCGGCGACCGCGGAGCAGCTCGCCGAGGCGCAGCAGATCGCCCCGGTCGTGTGCGTGCAGAACCTCTACAACCTCGCGCGCCGCGAGGACGACGCCCTCGTCGACCTCACCGCGCGGCAGGGGATCGCCTTCGTCCCGTTCTTCCCGCTGGGCGGGTTCTCGCCGGTGCAGACCGACGCGCTCGACGCGGTGGCCGCGCGGCTGGGCCGCAGCCCCCTCGGGGTGGCGCTGGCCTGGTTGCTGCAGCGCTCGCCGAACGTCCTGCTCATCCCCGGGACGTCGTCGGTGGCGCACCTCGAGGCGAACGTCGCCGCCGCACTGGAGCCGCTGCCCGCCGATGAGGTCGCCGAGCTCGACGCCCTCGGCGGCTGA
- a CDS encoding helix-turn-helix domain-containing protein, giving the protein MSTPSPLGDHLRARRALVDPQDVGLPGGGRRRTPGLRREEVAMLAGISADYYLRLEQGRDRHPSAQVLDALARVLRLDASGTEYLHGLAGGPTRTTRRRDRPVPVGIRQLLESVNLPAFVESRRFDVLATNELAAALLGLRVGTNRLRTFFLEEADRSLFVEWDRQAVSFVAGFRASVGTSDDPEVARLVGDLSLRSETFRRLWARHDVVPLAGGVSLLQHPLVGRLELRREKLPLADTDGQILAIYHPERDSSSASVEGLALLASLTSSGGVATG; this is encoded by the coding sequence GTGAGCACCCCCAGCCCGCTCGGCGACCACCTGCGCGCCCGCCGCGCCCTCGTCGACCCGCAGGACGTCGGGCTGCCCGGCGGCGGCCGACGGCGCACCCCCGGCCTGCGGCGCGAGGAGGTCGCGATGCTCGCCGGGATCAGTGCCGACTACTACCTGCGCCTCGAGCAGGGCCGCGACCGCCACCCCTCGGCGCAGGTCCTCGACGCCCTGGCCCGGGTGCTGCGGCTCGACGCCAGCGGCACGGAGTACCTGCACGGGCTGGCCGGCGGGCCGACCCGCACGACCCGCCGTCGCGACCGCCCCGTGCCGGTCGGCATCCGGCAGCTGCTCGAGTCGGTCAACCTGCCCGCCTTCGTCGAGAGCCGCCGCTTCGACGTCCTCGCGACCAACGAGCTCGCCGCGGCGCTGCTCGGGCTCCGGGTCGGGACCAACCGGCTGCGCACCTTCTTCCTCGAGGAGGCCGACCGCTCGCTGTTCGTCGAGTGGGACCGGCAGGCGGTCTCCTTCGTCGCGGGGTTCCGCGCGTCGGTCGGCACCTCGGACGACCCCGAGGTGGCGCGGCTCGTCGGCGACCTCTCGCTGCGCTCGGAGACCTTCCGGCGGCTCTGGGCCCGGCACGACGTCGTCCCGCTCGCCGGCGGGGTGAGCCTGCTGCAGCACCCGCTCGTCGGGCGGCTCGAGCTGCGGCGCGAGAAGCTGCCGCTCGCCGACACCGACGGTCAGATCCTCGCGATCTACCACCCGGAGCGCGACTCCTCCTCGGCCTCCGTGGAGGGGCTCGCGCTGCTCGCGTCCCTCACCAGCAGCGGCGGGGTCGCCACCGGCTGA
- a CDS encoding RNA polymerase sigma factor, whose protein sequence is MAERRHRSLPAASDDAFADLYAAHWAGLVRLAWLLVHDQARAQDVVQDVFVASWDRLAELRERGTALAYLRRGVVNRCTSAHRRRGTEDRWLRTAAGGEDDPATRTVPSAEDLAVLREEGGALLLALARLPRRQHEVVVLRYASDLSEAQVAELLGISAGAVKSHAHRGLAALRDVLGGTR, encoded by the coding sequence GTGGCCGAGCGGCGGCACCGGAGCCTACCCGCGGCGTCGGACGACGCGTTCGCGGACCTGTACGCCGCGCACTGGGCCGGGCTGGTCCGGCTGGCCTGGCTGCTCGTCCACGACCAGGCCCGCGCGCAGGACGTCGTCCAGGACGTCTTCGTCGCCAGCTGGGACCGTCTCGCCGAGCTGCGCGAGCGCGGCACGGCCCTGGCCTACCTGCGTCGCGGCGTCGTCAACCGGTGCACCTCGGCGCACCGCCGGCGCGGCACCGAGGACCGCTGGCTGCGGACCGCCGCCGGCGGGGAGGACGACCCGGCGACCCGGACCGTCCCCAGCGCGGAGGACCTCGCCGTCCTCCGCGAGGAGGGCGGTGCCCTCCTCCTCGCCCTCGCCCGGCTGCCCCGCCGGCAGCACGAGGTCGTCGTCCTGCGATACGCGAGCGACCTGTCCGAGGCCCAGGTCGCCGAGCTCCTCGGCATCTCCGCCGGCGCCGTCAAGTCCCACGCGCACCGCGGTCTCGCGGCGCTGCGCGACGTGCTGGGAGGCACCCGATGA
- a CDS encoding Gmad2 immunoglobulin-like domain-containing protein, translated as MSTRREDRPLDGPLDADELASLEGAARRSLGAATDGLTPQDRYDDIRAAALRSRRGRPGWVWPLASAAAAALVAVTAWGLSRPDAPPPVVGGPTSRPTTASATAPSATTAFPAYFVEQVAGTSYGLVREFVPSTSTARLGTADGAAAAARLSMTATPAHATGTVVSAWTPGTTLTVTLQGGEADVLLSRAGRTGLTADQQRLAVQQLVWAVTAGLQRTLPVGVVVATGGNVFESVPAGVFERPAPDQAYRDVAPIWVDSPTQGASYPSGAPVTVTGRSCTVEAAVSWVLQQGATTVRSGHTTASSGCPVQGGWSVALGPLPAGAYTVHVRELSAEDGGVRGDQQVTFTVR; from the coding sequence ATGAGCACCCGACGCGAAGACCGCCCCCTCGACGGCCCCCTCGACGCTGACGAGCTGGCCTCCCTGGAGGGGGCCGCGCGCAGGTCGCTCGGCGCGGCGACGGACGGGCTCACCCCGCAGGACCGGTACGACGACATCCGCGCCGCCGCGCTCCGGTCCCGCCGCGGCCGACCCGGGTGGGTCTGGCCGCTCGCCTCGGCCGCGGCCGCCGCCCTCGTCGCCGTCACCGCCTGGGGGCTGTCCCGTCCCGACGCCCCACCGCCGGTCGTCGGCGGCCCGACCTCCCGCCCCACGACGGCGAGCGCGACGGCCCCGTCCGCGACCACGGCGTTCCCGGCGTACTTCGTCGAGCAGGTGGCGGGGACGTCGTACGGGCTGGTGCGGGAGTTCGTGCCGTCGACCTCGACGGCGCGGCTCGGCACCGCCGACGGCGCGGCCGCTGCGGCGCGGCTGTCGATGACCGCGACGCCGGCGCACGCCACCGGGACGGTCGTCTCCGCGTGGACGCCGGGAACGACGCTCACGGTCACGCTGCAGGGCGGGGAGGCGGACGTGCTGCTCTCCCGCGCCGGACGGACCGGCCTGACCGCCGACCAGCAGCGGCTCGCCGTCCAACAGCTCGTGTGGGCGGTCACGGCGGGGCTGCAGCGCACCCTGCCGGTCGGCGTCGTCGTCGCGACCGGGGGGAACGTGTTCGAGTCCGTGCCGGCCGGGGTGTTCGAGCGACCGGCCCCCGACCAGGCCTACCGCGACGTCGCGCCGATCTGGGTGGACTCGCCGACCCAGGGGGCGTCGTACCCGAGCGGGGCGCCCGTGACCGTCACCGGGCGGTCGTGCACCGTCGAGGCGGCGGTGTCCTGGGTCCTGCAGCAGGGCGCGACGACGGTGCGGTCGGGGCACACCACGGCCTCGAGCGGCTGCCCGGTCCAGGGCGGCTGGTCGGTCGCGCTCGGCCCGCTGCCGGCGGGGGCGTACACCGTCCACGTCCGCGAGCTGTCCGCCGAGGACGGCGGCGTGCGCGGCGACCAGCAGGTGACGTTCACGGTGCGCTGA
- a CDS encoding 16S rRNA (uracil(1498)-N(3))-methyltransferase produces MTQRLFLLSPADWGAAGVGDVVRVSGPEARHAVQVVRLGVGEIVLVSDGAGRRGTGEVVEASRDGGLAVRLTLLEVVPEPAPRFVLVQALAKGDRDEQAVEAATELGVDVVVPWQAERSIVQWRGAKEERGRERWESVVTAAAKQSRRGRVPLVEPVVRTAGARLRVEGAALALVLHEDATMPLATVDLPAAGDVVLLVGPEGGITPAELTAFEAAGACAVRLGPEVLRSSSAGPAALAVLNARGRWR; encoded by the coding sequence GTGACCCAGCGCCTGTTCCTGCTCAGCCCCGCCGACTGGGGCGCCGCCGGCGTCGGCGACGTCGTGCGGGTCAGCGGTCCCGAGGCCCGGCACGCCGTCCAGGTCGTGCGGCTGGGCGTGGGCGAGATCGTGCTGGTGAGCGACGGCGCCGGCCGCCGGGGGACCGGGGAGGTCGTCGAGGCCAGCCGGGACGGCGGTCTCGCCGTCCGCCTCACCCTGCTCGAGGTCGTCCCCGAGCCGGCGCCCCGGTTCGTCCTGGTCCAGGCGCTGGCCAAGGGCGACCGCGACGAGCAGGCCGTCGAGGCGGCGACCGAGCTCGGCGTCGACGTCGTCGTGCCCTGGCAGGCCGAGCGCTCGATCGTCCAGTGGCGCGGGGCCAAGGAGGAGCGCGGTCGCGAGCGCTGGGAGTCCGTCGTCACCGCGGCGGCCAAGCAGTCCCGCCGGGGCCGGGTGCCGCTCGTCGAGCCCGTCGTGCGGACCGCCGGGGCCCGGCTGCGGGTCGAGGGCGCGGCGCTGGCGCTGGTCCTGCACGAGGACGCGACGATGCCGCTGGCGACGGTGGACCTCCCCGCGGCCGGCGACGTCGTCCTGCTCGTCGGTCCCGAGGGCGGGATCACGCCCGCCGAGCTGACGGCGTTCGAGGCCGCCGGGGCCTGTGCGGTCCGGCTCGGCCCGGAGGTGCTGCGCAGCTCGAGCGCCGGTCCGGCCGCGCTCGCGGTCCTCAACGCCCGCGGCCGCTGGCGTTGA